The Solanum pennellii chromosome 11, SPENNV200 sequence GATTATCAACAACATTGACATGCAATGACATACCTCTCGTAATCCTCATACATGGATAGAAATCATCTATTCTGATTTTGAAAGACTTGTAATGTGATAAgtaataaagattttttttaaaaatatgaaaaaactaacAATCATACTACATTTACAATTGTTGTAGAAggtttcaagaaaaaaaatattgaaagccATGAATTTGGCGGTTACCTAAGAAAAGTGGAAGAACATCGGAGGGAGAAGGTCAAAAATTTTCCAATGGAAATTCAATAGAAGGGAAGAGTAATTTTAGGAAAAGATATGGAATGAGAATAGGAGagataaatttgattttgaataaaattatataaaaatctttGGATGACTATTTTTATTCTGTATACAAATAGATAGTGGGTCCCATTAATTAtggcaaaaaaattaaaactgtATTTACTGacagtaaataaattaaactatacccttATTAACTAATTACATAGTAATGTTTGCCATCCTatgtaattttcccttttaaaaattttaatggtTGGATGAACATATTCTAAAACAAATGGGCTTTATAATCATATTGAACATCAAAATGGGCTTTCTACAAATTCTAAAACAAATGTCAGGCCCATTGGCCCAAagagaaatttatattttctgaCTGACTTCaaagatttataatttttttttttgcaggatTTGAAGTTTGAATTATAGTGAAGTAGTTCCAATTTAGACTTAGCAAAAGgtaaaaatctaaattaatttgtcttttttcatttcttttataagtTAATATTACTTTTAGTTGATTATCATGTTTATAATAGTTCTTGATTCAACTGGATTTGCTTAGTTATGGGGTTTAAAgattctgcaaaaaaaaaaaatcaatttgttgTTACAATTTATATCTCATTTAATGATGTGATTAGGATCTCCAAGTTGAGTTTTTTTGCCTTTAAACAGTTGAAAAGATTGTACCTTTACTCTAAGTTTAGAGGCAATTAAGCAAATTTGGGactttttatgtgttttgtcATGTTTGAGCAAAGAATATGTATACAAATACAATAACAACATGTCCAGTGTAATCTCAAAAATGGGGTTTCGGAGTGTagagtgtacgcagaccttaccctTACCTCATAGATTTCCGATATATTAATGACCTGCTGAATTTTTCGGATTATGTTGAAATACATATTAAGAGTGTGACAGTAGAAGATTGCAATAAGATATAGGCTTGAAAAATAAACACGAGGTGATTTCTTTTCACATGCCTAAGTCATTGTGGCAGAGTCATTCGGTATTTGTGTTGGTGGGAGGTGTAGAAGGTATGTggtggaattagtcgaggtatGATTGAAATGCAATTTATATCTAGGAAACATGTGCCATGGATGTCTGTTTAGCTGTCATGGCCTTAGTATTGGAGCTGCTTATCGATGCTTGAATTTGGATAGACGAGATCCTAATGTATAAGTATATTGGCTGTCGATGATCTTGAAATGTCATTGTACATTTTGCCTATCTTTAGCAGAATACGCGAATTAAACACTATCTGGTGTTGCATCAACCCCATTTTGACGGATATATTGATCCTAATTCCTATCTGATATGATTCACAGTAATATACTTGCAAACAGTTATGTTTATCTATTCAGTGTATTGTCTTTTTACGTTTATGTAATAACAAGTTCTTTGTCTGATATCCTCAAGCTCATTCTCTCGAACGTGTTAGAGGAAACTAGTTTTAGCGGACATTTGTATTGAAATGACTGTCAGGGCAGTCGATGATTTGGAACTGATTATAGATAAAAGGTGTCCTTATACATTTGAATTACACAATGTGGGAAATCATTTATTTCATCCTGATCATATAAAATGTGTTTTCTCATAGTTTTCCGTTAAAACAATAGACTTATTGTACAATCTCTTCGTTGAAAACAGAATGTGTTAAAACGTTTGGTGATGCACAGATCTGTTAGTGCAATCGCTTCATTGAAAACAGAATGTGCACAGTTTGTACATGCTAATTATCCGAGGGACTATATGCAGAGCTTACACCTAAAACCGGTCTTCTTTTTTGCTTGCTAGTATGATAATTAGTCCTAAGATTTGTCGTTTGCAGAAGTATGAAATAAGTAGATTATCGGGGAATCTTTATTTCAAGATGAAACACTAATATATGATGTGTGATGCAGTATCAGTCTGGAGATAGACGATTCTGAAGAATGGATTCCGAGCTGGTACTACATACCGGTGGATGTCACTGTAAAAGAGTAAGATGGCGAGTCTATGCACCATCTAGCATCGTTGCGTGGGATTGTAACTGCTCTGACTGCTCCATGAGAAGAAACACACACTTCATAGTTCCCTCGGAGAGATTTGAACTTCTCGGAGACTCTAAGGAGTTCATCACAACCTATACATTCGGTACTCACACAGCTAAACACACCTTCTGCAAAGTTTGTGGCATAACTTCATTTTACATTCCACGATCGAATCCAGATGGAATAGCTGTTACTTTGAGGTGCGTTGATCCTGGTACGTTAACTCATGTTGAGATCAAATGTTTTGATGGACAAAATTGGGAAGGCTCGTACGAGCAAACTGGCATTGCTTCGTGCTCAAAGACAACAGATGAAGATTCAAAATGATATCGATTTTTCGGTTTGAAAGCCAGAAGCATAATGTAACACTTGATCAAGTTTTTCTTGATTCATCTTCTCTATCTGTTGTATACAAATTAGTATTGTTATAAGTTTAATTCATACTTTAAAATGATGTCAAGGGACATGTATTTTTGTTCGGTAGAATGATTGATcgtcttcttttttctttcaaagttaaatGGCGCGAATTTCATAGCTCAACGATGCATTGTTCTATTTACTTATCTAAATTATTTCTC is a genomic window containing:
- the LOC107004132 gene encoding centromere protein V — encoded protein: MDSELVLHTGGCHCKRVRWRVYAPSSIVAWDCNCSDCSMRRNTHFIVPSERFELLGDSKEFITTYTFGTHTAKHTFCKVCGITSFYIPRSNPDGIAVTLRCVDPGTLTHVEIKCFDGQNWEGSYEQTGIASCSKTTDEDSK